Genomic DNA from Salinibacter pepae:
CCTTTCTGAACGGCGGGCGTGCCCTCGACCTTTGTGAGGCGTACGGCCAACTGCTCACGCTGTATTGCAACCGGGAGGAGGCAACCGTCGTTGGCGAGAAGGATCCTCGGTTGATTGACTACCTTCCGAAGCTCAAGCGCGCCTTTCCCGAGGCCCGGGCCATCCATATCGTCCGTGATCCCCGCGACGTACTGCTCTCCCGGAGGAATGCCGAGTGGTCGTCGGGACGTCCGGACTGGATGCATGTCCTCACCTATCGCGCACAGATCACGCGTGGGCGGACGGAGGGGAGGCGCGCATTCGGAGGAGGCTACATGGAGATCCGGTACGAAGATCTGGTGACGAGTCCAGAAGAGACGCTCCGGACGGTTGCGGGGCACATTGGGGTCGGCTATACGGATGCCATGCTTGCGTTTCAAGAGTCGGCGGAGGCTCTTGTGGGGAACAAGGAGCGCGATTGGAAAGAGGAAACGACCGGCCCGTTGCTTCAAGACAACACAGAGAAGTGGCGCGGGCGTCTCTCTCCCTGGCAGATACGCCTGACAGAGCAGGTGTGCGCGCCGGCTTTCGACTGGTTCGGATACGAAACCGCCGGAGAAGACGTAGATCTGAGTTGGGAATGGGAGCACCTCCTCCGTATCGCGCCTCTCACGGGGACAGGTTTCGAATATGCTTACTCGGTCGCCCGTTATTTCCGATAACGAGTGTTGCGTGTAGTGCAGATCAGAGACAAAAATGCACCAGCGACGAAGAGCCGTCTTAGGCCGCTTTTTGTGGACGGAGAGGTGTTCTACGTGAGTAAGGGGCTTGATGTGATGGTCACAAAAGATGGTGGGGACACGTTCGAGTTTTTCGCTACGTGTCCAGGCGGCCTGGCCGAGACGTGGGGAAGCCAATTGCGGATTTTGTCCCGTTTGGGACGACTGGGGGTCCATGCCTTCCGCCCGCTACCGGATGGGGGGGGCGTTGCGGTCTTGCGCCGCCGTGTTGTGTGGTGTCCAAGCGGCGCACGTCAATTTCGGGAGGTGCTGCGGATCGACCGTGGGAGTCGCCCGCTCAATCTCTGTCGGACGTCGGGGGGGCGGATGTACTTCGGGGAGTACTTCGGGAACCCGAATCGTGATGCAGTGCACATTTACGGGAGTGGAGACGGACAGCGCTGGTCCGTAGTGCATACCTTTCCGGCAGGCGCAGTTCGACACATACACAACGTGGTAGAGGACCCGTACCGCGGTGGGGTCTGGGTGCTCACCGGCGACTCGGATGAAGAATCAGGACTCTGGTTTACGAAGGACCGCTTCCAAACCCTCGACCGCGTGTTCGGCGGCACGCAGCGAGCGCGTGCAGTGTCCCTCATTCCGCTGCGACGCGGACTCATAGTGCCCACCGACACCCCGCAGGAACAGAATTACGTTCAATGGGGGAATCCGGAGACTGGAGAATTGACGCCCGTTGCTCCTCTCCCCAACAGTGCCTTTCATGCGTCCGAGCGAGACGGAATACTTCTCGTTTCGACTACTGCGGAACCAAGTCCCTGCAACGATACGGCGGCCGCACACGTCTTTGTAAGTCCGAATGGGATCGAATGGCATCGGTTCGACTCGTTTCGGCGTGACTGGAGTTTTCTCCGGGGGCGACACTCCTTCATAGATCGGGCTGTTCGCCACCCTGAAATTGAACTCGTTCCTGGAGACAATAACACCAGCTTCATATTTGGGTACGGGCGGGGCATCCGCGGGGCCGATGGACGGCTGCTGCGCTGGACGCGGGAGCAAGTGCTTGATTGCATCCGGGAGGATGTGGAACAAGGACTGGTTAGCTGACACAGATTGGGGACGACCGGATGAGGATTCGTGATTGGCAGCTGTACTATCACACGCTCCGCCACCTGAAGTCCCGTCAGGTAATCGGTCGCGTCGCTCGGTCCGTTCGAGTACGCCTCGGTCTTCCGCGGATTCCTCGTCTCCCTGCCGATCTGGATGGAAGCTTGGAGGGGACAGAATCATTTCCACTGCACGACGCTTGGAACGAACCAGAGGACGTTCTACGCGGCCGATTTCAGTTCTTGAATCAAACAAAGAATCTGGGCCGCCCAGTTGATTGGCACCCCGATGCTCCGCTCCTCTGGCAGTTCAATCTTCATTACTTCAATTACCTGCACCTACTTGAGGAGGCGGATCAGCAGGAATTAATTCGTGAGTGGGTTTACACAAATCCTGTCGGTGCGAAGCCAGGATGGGAGCCGTATACTATGTCACTCCGCATCATAAACTGGTGCAAGGCGGGGTTTGGGGCGGAAGACCTCTTACATAGTCTGTACCGTCAGGCTGCCTATCTCTATCGGAGTTTAGAAACACATCTTCTTGGCAACCACCTTCTTGAAAATGCACGCGCCCTCGTGTTTGTTGGGGCGTTCTTTGGCGAACAGGGCGAAGCGCCACAGTGGTTGGAACGGGGAGTGGAGATCTATCGCGATCAAACCCCGGAGCAAGTCCTTGAGGACGGTGGGCATTTCGAGCGCAGTCCTATGTACCATGCGCTCATGCTGGAAGGGTACGTGGATGTGTTGAATCTTCTTCCTGAAGACCATTCGGATTGGGGCTGGCTGGCTGAAACCGTGCGGAAAATGGGTGACTTCTTGCTCTCGATGACGCATCCGCGCAACCGCATCAGTCTATTCAACGATGCGACCCGAAATGTGGCCTGTCCCACCGGCAA
This window encodes:
- a CDS encoding sulfotransferase family protein; the protein is MLIFIVGVGRSGTSLLQSMLHAHPEIAVLPETHFFRKYVARPLDRWRHEQAGAEAFRRTLLDDDEYLRAKIPADETLSPFLNGGRALDLCEAYGQLLTLYCNREEATVVGEKDPRLIDYLPKLKRAFPEARAIHIVRDPRDVLLSRRNAEWSSGRPDWMHVLTYRAQITRGRTEGRRAFGGGYMEIRYEDLVTSPEETLRTVAGHIGVGYTDAMLAFQESAEALVGNKERDWKEETTGPLLQDNTEKWRGRLSPWQIRLTEQVCAPAFDWFGYETAGEDVDLSWEWEHLLRIAPLTGTGFEYAYSVARYFR